DNA from Azospirillum sp. TSH100:
CGCCCCGTTGTTCCGGACCGACATCCGGCCCGCAGCAACGCCGCGCACTTTTGCGAAGTCCATTTTTTTCCACTCTATAAAGTTTAGTGGCTATACGATGGGCGCATCAAAAGGCTGGCGGCTATCGCTGTAAGGCGGCAGCCACTTCGATCATGAGACCGTCACATACAATAGCGGGATCGAACAGAAAACGGAACCTCGAACACTTCATCCTTTTGTTGCAAATTGTCGCATTGGCTTGAGCTTGGCAAAGGGATGACAAAGGGAGAGCAAGATCTCGCAGGTCCGGCATCCCCAGGCGGAACCGGCATGGCGGCCATGCCGATTCACGTCGTCGCCATCTTTCACTGGCGTCATCCTCGATTCGGCGGTATACGCGCGCGATGACCACATCCCCCGTTCCGAAGTCCGCATCGCCGGCCGCCGCCCAGACCATGGGCGCCCCGAAGGTCGGCATCGTCAGCCTCGGCTGCCCGAAGGCGCTCGTCGATTCAGAGCGTATCCTGACCCGCCTGCGCGCGGAGGGGTACGAGATCTCCCCCAGCTACGACGGCGCGGACGTCGTGCTGGTCAACACCTGCGGCTTCCTCGACAGCGCCAAGAAGGAGTCGCTGGACGCCATCGGCGAGGCGATCAAGGAGAACGGGCGGGTCATCGTCACCGGCTGCATGGGCGTGGAATCGGACATGATCCGGCAGATCCACCCCGACGTGCTGGCCGTGACCGGTCCGCACCAGTATGAACAGGTGGTCAGCGCGGTGCATGACGCCGTGCCGCCGACACACAACCCCTTCACCGATCTGGTGCCGCCGGAAGGCCTGCGGCTGACCCCGCGCCACTACGCGTATCTGAAGATTTCCGAAGGCTGCAACAACCGCTGCAGCTTCTGCATCATCCCGTCCCTGCGCGGCGATCTGGTCAGCCGGCCGATCCATTCGGTCCTGCGCGAGGCGGAAAAGCTGGCGGTCGCCGGCGTCAAGGAACTGCTGGTCATCTCCCAGGACACCAGCGCCTACGGCGTCGACGTCAAGTACAAGACGGAGAAATGGTACGACCGCGAGGTCCGCACCCGCTTCTTCGACCTGTGCAACGAGCTGGCGAACTTCGACCTGTGGGTCCGCCTGCATTACGTCTACCCCTACCCGCATGTCGACGAGGTCATCCCGCTGATGGCGGAGGGCAGGATCCTGCCCTATCTCGACATCCCGTTCCAGCATGCCTCGCCCACCGTCTTGAAGGCGATGCGCCGCCCGGCCGCCCAGGAAAAGCAGCTGGACCGCATCCGCAAATGGCGCGACGAGTGCCCGCATCTGGTGCTGCGCTCCACCTTCATCACCGGCTTCCCCGGCGAAACGGAGGAGGACTTCCAGTTCATGCTGGACTGGCTGAAGGAAGCCCAGCTCGACCGCGTCGGCTGCTTCAAGTACGAGCCGGTGGAGGGTGCGACCGCCAACGACCTGCCCGGCGCCGTCCCGGAAGAGGTCAAGCAGGAGCGCTGGGAGCGCTTCATGGAGACGCAGAAGGCGATCAGCGCCGAACGGCTCCAGCAGAAGGTCGGCTACACGCTGGGCGTGCTGATCGACGAGGTCGACGAGGACGGCGCCATCGGCCGCTCCTACGCCGACGCGCCGGAAATCGACGGCAACGTCTTCCTGAACGGCGAAACCGGCCTGAAGCCGGGCGACATGGTCGACGTCACAATCGAGCATGCCGACGAGTATGATTTGTGGGGCAGCGTCGAGCGCGACCTGTAACCCTGATTTCCCGGAGAGCGCCATGCCCGTCACGCCGGACGACACCAGACTGATGGACGTCCAGCAGGGCGGGCGCTGCTTCTTCTGCGACGGGCCGGTGGGGGAGAAGGCCACCTTCGACCACCTGATCCCCCAGGCCTATGGCGGGATCGATGATCCGGCCAACGTCGTGCTGGCGCACCGCCGCTGCAACCAGCGCAAGGGAGACCGGCTGCCGACCCGCGAGGAACTCGACCGCTTCTTCGCGCTGCGCCGCTCCAGCCGGCTCGGCGTCTGGCCCCCCTTGCGCGCCCTGCGCGACGCGGACGGGGCGGCGGACGAGGACGGGCTGTGGATGGCGGTGGCCCAGGCCATCGCACGGCAACGGTAAGCGCGGGCGAAACCAATCCCGGCCGATCCGGTTGACAGGGGACACCTTATATAACGGGAGAGTCCCCGATGACCGGCCAGCGGAACAACAAGCAGCCCCACACCGAACAAACCATCCGTCACACCGACGGCGAGCAGAACACCGGCAACCACAAGAAGCCGGACGCCCCCGACGCCAAGGGCGCCGACCGCTTCGGCGGCACCCGCGCCGGTGCGGAGAATGTCGAGCCCAAGAAATAGGCTGCTGGAATACGGCCTTTTCGGGCTGGCATCGCACCGCCGGCCTGTGCGAGATCCGGGGGACGGCGCCCACAGACCATAGACCCTGGGACCGCCCCCACTTCGCACCCGTGAGCTGATGGCCCCCTCGATCTTCAAGCGCTACAAGCTGCACTTCACCCGCCCGCTGCCGGGGCTGCGTCCCGGCCGGCCGGAACGCGACGCGATGGTGGAACGGGTGCGGCGGCTGGCCAGCGAGAACGGCATGGCCGGCGACCTCCACGCCATCGCCCCCAACGCCGGCTTCGGCATCCTCGAGGTCCGCTGCACCGAACGGCTGGCCCGCCGCCTGTCCGACCTGTCGGAAATCGAAACCGTGCAGGAGGCGTGAGCCGCCACGCCGTCCCCTTCAGGCCGCCCGCACCGTGGCGATGAACCCCGTCAGGTCATCGCGCAGGCTGCGCGCCAGCAGGTCCAGATCGCGGGCGGCTTCCAGCACCTGACCGGCCATGGAACCGGTGTCGTCGGCCGCCGCGGCGACGCCGTCGACGATGACGGACACCGTTTCAGCGCCCGCTGCGACCTGCTGGATCGTGGTGGCGATGCGGTCGGTGGCCGCCTCCTGCTGGGCCAGCGCGGCGGCGACGCGGGCGGCGATGTCCCTCATGCTGCCGACGGTCCCGCGGATGGTGCCGATCGTGCCCACCGCCGCCAGGGCGGCGTTCTGGATGCCGGTCACCTGACCGGCGATCTGTTCCGTCGCCCGCGCGGTCTGGCTGGCCAGCGTCTTCACCTCGCCCGCCACGACCGAAAAGCCCTTGCCGGCCTCACCCGCCCGCGCCGCCTCGATGGTGGCGTTCAACGCCAGCAGGTTGGTCTGGCCGGCGATGCCGGCGATCAGTTCCACCACCTTGCCGATCTGGTTGGCGGCGTCCTGAAGGCCGCCGATGATGGCGCCGGTGCTTTCCACCTCCGCCACCGCGGCACCGGTGATGCGCAGGCTTTCCTCGGTCTGGCGGTTGATGTCGCGGATGGCGGCGCTCAACTCCTCCGCCGCGGTGGCGACGGTCCGCACACCGTCCAGCGACTGGCGCGACGCCCCCGCCATGCTCAGTGACCGCTGGCTGTTCTCGCCCGCCAGATCGGACATCCGGCTTGCACTGTCATGCATGCGGGCGGCCATCGCCGTCATGGTGGAGAGTGCCCCGTCGCTGCTGCTGCCGAAGCTGTGCAGGGCATCCTCCATGCTGCTCTGCCGCTCCTCGGCCAGCGCCCGCTCGCGCTGCTGCTGATCGGCGAGCGAGGCGGTGGCCGCCGGCCCGTCGCGAAAGCGCCGCGCGGCCTCCAGCACCCAGGCCGGCACGTTGGCCGGCCCGGTGACCGGCAAATCCAGCAGCCGGCCGGCCACCGGCGCCATGGCGCGGCCGACCCGTTCCGCCCGCCGCGCCTCCGTCAGCAGAGCGCGGCGCGTCCACCAGATCATCAGCCGCACCGGCACCGCCATGCCGTCGAAGGGGCGGACGAACTCCCGCCGCGCCTCCGCCAGCGCCGTCCCGCAGATCGCCTCCAGATCGGCGACCAGCGCGTCCTCCACGGCTTTCAACCCGTCGATCCGCCGGGTGGCGGCGGCGAACCAGGACGGCGCCTCAAACCCGGCGACGGTCCCTGCCAATCCATCCTTGCGGATCGCCATGCGCATCCGCTCGAACTCGGGCTGATCCGCCAGCAGGCCCCGCAGCGCGGCGGCACGGACCGGCGTCGCGGTCTGGAACACCGTCCCGAAGCAGCGCTCCTGCGCGGCGATCAGGGCGAGGAAGCGCCGGTGCTGCGCCGGCTCGAACCGGCCGACCGACAGCCCGCCGGCGCCGGTCGCCCGCTCCTGCCCGGCCTGCTCCTTGCCCTGCATCAGGTTGAAGGTGGCAATCAGCGCCTGCGAGACGACCGGGTCGGTCACCGCCTCGGCCGCCGCCGACACGATGGCGAGCAGTCGTCCGACCAGCACGCACAGCGCGGCGAACATCTCCCGTGCCGACAATTCACCGCGGCCGGCGCGCTCCCGCAAGCTTGGCAGCGCGTCCACCTCCGCCAGGGCCTGCCGGATGGCGCCGAACAGGGACGGACCATGGGCGATGCGGTCGAGCCCGCCCATGGCGGCAAGCATCTCCTGCTGGCGCTGCCGGCACTGCACCATCTGGCCCTCGATCTGCGAATCGGCGCGCCCATCGCCGCCGGTCAGCCGCAGATTCCACAATCCCCGCTCCTTCTGGAGCTCATGGACGAAGCCGGACACGGCGGAAACGATGCCGCAGACGGCACGCAGCTGTTCCAGCTCCCGCATGCGCCGAAAGCGCGTCACCAGCACGAAACGCGCGGCTGCGTACTGATCGCGGTTCGAGACGGTCCCGGCCATTGCTGCCCTCCTGCACGGAAATCAGTCGGAAGGGCCGGTCCTTTGGAGTCAGCCCTCTCCCGAGGGACCGAGACGCAAAATGCGGGCCGACATCCGATCGGCTGAAATGACAGGATGAAAGGATGAGTTTCAGCACCCGCCTGTCCAAGCTCTGGGCCGGTTGGCGCATAGATAGGCAGGAGCACCCCGGATGAGCGCCTCTCTTCCAGACAGCCCCCAAGCAGCCCCCCAAACGGCTATGCCGCTGGCGGCCAGCGGTCACGGCCCTAGGTCATCACCAACCCGGTCAGCCAAGGGCGGCCGGAGGGATACCGACCGGCAATGAGGAGACATCGGCATGGCGATGCGGCAATCGGACGCCGAATGGCGCGGCGACCTGAAATCGGGCAGCGGCAGGATGCGGCTGGGCAGTGGCGCCTTCGAGGGCAGCTATTCCTTCCCGTCGCGCTTCGAGAACGGCCAGGGCACCAACCCGGAGGAGCTGATCGCGGCGGCCCATGCCGGCTGCTACTCGATGGCGCTGTCGGCCGGGCTCGCCCAGGCCGGCCACGCGCCGACCCGCGTCCACACCACCGCCAGGGTGCATCTGGAGAAGGCCGGCGCCGGCTTCGCCATCACCCGGATCGAGCTGGAGTGCGAGGCCGAAATCCCCGGCATCGACGAGGCCACCTTCCAGGAGCAGGCGAATGGCGCCAAGGCCAACTGCCCGGTGTCGAAGGCGCTGGCCGGCACCCAGATCAGCCTGACCGCCAAGCTGCTCTGAACGAGATGCTCTGATTTTGTCCAGGCAGGAGACGCCGTCCGCCACCGGGCGGCGCCCCCCTGCGGCGGCAAGGGTGCCGGTGCAGATAACAACATGTCCCAACGGCCATTCCACTGCCGTCATGGGCCATGTCCTCCGCGCGGTTTGCTCTGCCGAAGGGCAGATTGACCCCGCCGCTTCCACCCACCCATAGTGCCGCGTTGCGTGCGCGGGAGCCCCTCTTCCGTCCGCCGATCCCATCGAACGACGGTCAATGCCACTCGCAGTCCTTCGCCTCCTCCGGCCGGTCCTTTTCCTGATTGCCGCAGCGCTTCCGCTTGCGGCGTCGCCGGCTGCCGCGCAAGCCGCCAGGGAGCCCGCCAAGGAGTTCGTCGTGCTGGCGCTGGACGGGGAATTCGGCCTGACCAACAGCACCTCGGCCGAAGCGATCGAGCGCGGCATCCTGACCGCCATCGACGACATCAACCGCCAGGGCGGCGTGCTGGGCGGCCGGCCGCTGGAGCTGATCACGCGCGAACACCGCTCGATCTCCGCCCGCGGCATCAAGAACATCCGGGAACTGGCGACCATCCCCGACCTGATCGCCGTGTTCGGCGGCCGCTTCAGTCCGGTGGTGATCGAGGAGCTGCCGGTGCTGGAACAGACCCGCACTCTGTTCCTGGCCCCGTGGTCGTCGGCCGACGCCATCGTCAACAACGGGATGGAGCCCAACTACATCTTCCGCCTGTCGCTGCGCGACGGTCTGGCGATGCCCTTCCTGCTGCAACGCGCCGCCGACCGCGGCCTGACCCGCGTCGGGCTCCTGCTGACCAACACCGCATGGGGCCGCTCCAACCTGGAGGCCGCCAACCGCTATCTCGCCGGCCGCAAGCTTCCGGAACTGGCCGGCACCGCCTGGTACAACTGGCGCGACCGCTCGCTGATCGACAAGTATCAGGCGCTGGCCGAGGCTGGCGCCCAGGCGATCCTGCTGGTCGCCAACGACGATGAGGCCGCCGTGCTGGTGCGCGAGGTGGCGGCCCTGCCGCCGCAGCGCCGGCTGCCGATCCTCAGCCATTGGGGCGTCACCGGCGGCGATTTCGTCGGACAGGCCGGACCGGCCCTGCAGGAGGTCGATTTCACCGTGATCCAGACGGTCAGCCCCTTCCGGATCCCGCCGGACCGGCTGGCCCCGGTGCTGGAGACCGCCGGGCGCCTGTTCGGCATCCGCCGGCCGGAGGACATCGTGTCGCCGGTCGGCTTCCTGCACGCCTACGACCTGACCCGCATCCTGGCGCTGGCCATCGACCGCGCCGGCACCACCGACCGCGCCGCCGTGCGCGACGCGCTGGAACAGGTCGGCCCCTATCAGGGTGTGACCCGCGACTTCGACCACCCCTTCGCCCCCGGCCGGCACGAGGCGCTTGGCCCCGACGACCTGCTGATGGCCCGCTTCCGCCCCGACGGCGTGCTGGTCCCGGTGGATTGAGAACAGATGACCGATCCCACCCGCATCGATCCGCCGGCCTACGGCGCCATCCCGCGCACCGCCCAGCGGATGCTGACCTCCGGCCGGCTGGCCCGCCGCTTCGCGCTGGTGTCGCTGATGCTGGGCGTGCTGATCGCCATCCTGATCGGCGCCAGCCTGTATGTCGTGTCCAGCCGCCATCTGGCCCGCCAGCACCATGCCAATGTGGAGGCGAACGCCAGCCTCGCCGCCCGCCAGACCGAGGGACTGCTGAACACGCTGGTCACGACGGTGCGCGAACTGGCGAACAACAGCGTGCTTGCCACCGCCCTGGTCGATTCCGCCGGCAAGGAAACCTACCTGATCCCCTTCCTGGGCAGCTTCAACCACATCGCCAGCGTGCCGGTCGCCCTGGTCTTCACCGATTTTGAAGGGGAGCCGATCGCCGACAACGGCCGCCATGCCGCCCCGCTCGCCATCGCGCCCGCCGACATGGCCTGGCTGCGCGCCGCCATCGCCGCCGGCAAGCCGGCGGCCCGCGTGGTGCGACAGGGCGACACGCAGTTCCTGCTGGCGGCGGAAATGCTGGCCTACTCCCGCACCCCCTCGCCGGAGGGGGCGCTGCTCTACAAGGTGCCGCTCGACTCCCTGGTCCTGCATCCGGAGGCGGAGCTTCTCTACGCCAGCGAGCCGCCCCAGCCGGTGCCGCCCGACATGATGGCGGTGACGGTGCCGCTGACCGTGCCGGAACGGCTGGCGCGGCTGGGATTGACCCTGCGGCTGGAGGCGCCGGGAACGCCGACCACGGCGCTGCTGTCCTGGATGCTGCCCGCCTATGGCATGGTGGGGCTCGCCGCCCTGCTGGCGATCTATGTCGGCAGCCGCGCCGTCGGCAACCACATGACGCGTTCCCTGCGCGAGCTGGAGCGGCTGGCCGGCGCCATCGCCACCGACGGCTTCACCGGCCAGCGCGCCAAGGTGCGCGGCAACGACGAGGTCTCGGCGCTTGCCCGCGGCTTCAACGCCATGCTGGACCACATCGCCGCCATCCAGCGCGAGCGCGAGATGCGCGCGGCGGAGGAGATCACCATCCAGCGCACGCTGGCCGAACGCGCCGAACAGGCCCGCGCCGAGGCGGAAAGCGCCCGCAACGAGGCGGAACGCTCGCGCCAGGAGGCGGTGATGGCGCTGATGGTGGCGGAGCGCGCCAACGCCGCCAAGACGCATTTCCTGGCCGCGGCCAGCCATGACCTGCGCCAGCCGGTGCAGTCGCTGGTCCTGCTGACCTCGGCACTGGCGATCCGGCTGGGCGACCACCCCGCGGCAGCGCTGGTCGGCAGCATCGAGGCGTCGATGGACGCGCTCTGCCGCCTGCTCGACGCCATCCTCGACATCTCGAAGCTGGATGCCGGCACGGTGTCGCCCAACGTCCAGGCCGTATCGCTCGGCACCATCTTCGCGCGGCTGGAGGGCGAATACCGCCTGCGCGCGGCGGAAAAGGGGGTGGCCTTCCGCAGCGTTCCCACCGGCATGACCCTGAACGCCGACGCGGCATTGCTGGAGCGGATCATCCGCAATCTGGTGGAGAACGCGCTGCGCTACACCGACCATGGCCGCATCCTGCTGGGCTGCCGCCATGCCCGCGGGGTCCTGCGCATCCAGGTCTACGACACCGGCATCGGCATCCCGCCCGAACATCTGGAGCGGATCTTCCACGAATTCTATCAGGTCTCCAACCCCACCCGCGACCGCGGCAAGGGGCTGGGGCTGGGGCTGGCCATCGTCGACCGGCTGGCGCGGCTGCTGGGATACCGCGTGCATGTCGCCTCCCGGCCGAACAAGGGGTCCTGCTTCACGCTGGAAATCCCCACTCCGGCGCTGACGGCCATCGAGGCGCCGGCGGCATCCATGCCGGCGGAACAGGCGCCGGAACCGGGGCGCGGCACCGCTCTGGTCATCGATGACGACCCGCTGGTCCGCGAAGGGCTGACCCTGCTGATCGAGGATTTCGGCTGGCGGGCGACGCCGGCCGACAGCGCCGGCCATGCGCTGCGCCTGCTGCGCGACCAGGACCGTCCGCCCGATCTGGTGATCGCCGATTACCGGCTGGAGGCCGGGGCCACCGGCCTGGAAGCCATCCATGCGGTCGAGGCCGCCCTGCGCGACCGCGGCTTCGCGGTTCCGACCAGCGTGGTGCTGACCGGCGACACCGCGCCGGAACGCATCGCCGATGCCGAGGCCAGCGGCTATCGCATCCTGCACAAGCCGATCGCCGCCAAGGAGGTGGCGCAGCTGTTGAGCGAAGCCCTGCTGGAACGGACCTGACGCGAAAGCGACAGCGAGCCGGCGCAATCCGGCCCGCCGTTCAGGTTACCCGCGGCTGACTTGTCCGGCGGCATCCACCTGCAGGACCAGCCGTTCGATGGCGCGCACCGCCAGCTCCTGACGCCCGTTCACCAATCCCGGCGTTTCCTGACGCAGATGGGCAGCCGCCGCATCCTCCAGCACGCCCCGCGCCTCCTCCGCCGTGAGGAGGCCCTTTTCGACCATGGCGATCACCAGCGACTCACAAATCGAAAGAGCGGCCATACCCGCCGCCCCATCCTCCGCCGTCATCATGCCCCCCGCTTACTGGATGTCCGTTACGCCCGGCAACTGCTGGCCCGGCTCCTGCCGGAGCCGTCTTGCCGATAAGCCCAATTGCATAGGGAACAACACGAAGCTCGGCCGCGCGTCACAGGCCGTTCGAGAAAAAAGTTTAGTCAATTAACCTATGTTGTGGCCGCCTTCGCCGAAAACCCTAAACGTTCGAGACCATGCGGAACCGGTTCAACGGCGCGCGCGTTTATCGAAACGCCAATATTAGGACAAAGAAGGCAAAGAGACGACCATGACTCGCGCCCCGGCGAGCCGCGCCCTCGACCCCACTCCATTGTGGCTCAAATTGAGCAGCTACCTCGTCCTGTCGGATGAGGAAAAGATGTACCTTGCCGATCTGGAAAGGACGATCGCTCGCGAGCCACCGCGCACCGATCTTCTCCAACAGGGTGAAAGATATCGGGACGTGCGGATCATGCGGGAAGGCTGGGCGATCCGTCACAAGGCCTTGCCCGACGGCCGGCGTCAGGTCGTGAACTTCGTCCTGCCCGGCGACATCATCGGCATGTATTGCACATTGTTCGAATCCGCCGACCACAGCGTCACCACCCTGACCCCGGTCGAGGTGGCGAGCTTTCCGCCCGAACGGATCGGCGAACTGTTCCGCTCCTTCCCCCGCCTTGCCGCGGCACTGGCCTGGTCCGGCGCGCGGGAGGAGGCGATCGTCGCCGAACGGCTGCTCAGCCTGGGCCGCCGCACCGCGCTGGAGCGCACCGCCCATCTGCTGGTCGAACTTCTGCGCCGCCTCAGCATCGTCAACATGGTGACCGACGGCCATTTCGTGCTGCCGGTGACGCAGGAGATCCTTGCCGACGCGCTGGGGCTCAGCATCGTCCACATCAACCGCACCCTGCGGCGCCTGCGTGACAGCGGGCTGATCGAGCTGAACGGCCAGCGCATCACCGTCAACGACGTGCGCCAGCTCGCCTCCGTCGGCCAGTTCGACGAGCTGTACCTGCATCTGATCCGTGCGCCCCGCCGCCTGGAACGCGCCTTCTCGGTCGCCCACCACCAGAACGGCACCAGCCGCGACGGCGAAGGCCGCGCGAAGGCGTAGGACCCCTTTCCCCAGAGGGTGAGAGGATTCTCTGACCGCTCCTGTCAGTCATCCCTGCGGCAGCGCCTCTCCCCCGTCTCTCCACCATTTCCGCGTTGCACAAATTCCGCAAAACCGCGCCGCCCGTGTATCGGCGAAAGCCTTGGCATGTCCGTTTCCAGGGGACACCCACGCGGACATTGGCACGGGCCTGTCAGCACAATCCATTGTTTTAATTAAACATTCACGAGATCCGCCGCTTCATCCGGAAAGCGACACATAATTCTGCTTTACAGTCTTTGATCTGTATCATATTTTTCCCTCAGCAAATGTTCGCTGGACGCGCAATCCATCTCGGGGATGCCGATGTACACGCAGGGTTTGGATGCCAAGACCGAGCAGGGCGCTCAACCGTCTCCCCGGCTGGTGACGGAGCAGGAAGCCGCTCTCCAGGGCCGCTTCCAGGAGCGCGTCGACGCCGAGGAGAAGATCGAGCCGCGCGACTGGATGCCGGAGGGCTACCGCCGCACGCTGGTCCGCCAGATCTCGCAGCACGCCCATTCGGAAATCGTCGGCATGCTGCCGGAAGGGAACTGGATCACCCGCGCGCCGACGCTGCGCCGCAAGGTGGCCCTGCTGGCGAAGGTGCAGGACGAGGGCGGGCACGGCCTCTATCTCTACAGCGCCGCCGAGACATTGGGCGTGTCGCGCGACGAGCTGATCGGCCAGCTGCTGTCGGGCAAGGCCAAATATTCCAGCATCTTCAACTATCCGACCCCGACCTGGGCAGACATCGGCGCCATCGGCTGGCTGGTCGACGGCGCGGCGATCATGAATCAGGTGCCGCTCTGCCGCTGCTCCTACGGGCCCTACGCCCGCGCCATGGTCCGCATCTGCCGTGAGGAGAGCTTCCACCAGCGCCAGGGCTACGAGCTGATGCTCGCGCTGGCACAGGGCACCGCGGAGCAGAAGCGGATGGCGCAGGACGCGCTGAACCGCTGGTGGTGGCCGTCGCTGATGATGTTCGGCCCGTCGGACGAGCAGTCGGCCCACTCCGCACAAAACATGGCCTGGAAGATCAAGCGCTTCTCCAATGACGAGCTGCGCCAGCGCTTCGTCGACGCCACGGTCCCGCAGGCCGAGTTCCTCGGCCTGACCATCCCGGACCCCGAACTGCGCTTCAACGCCGGGACCGGCCATTACGAATTCGGCGCCATCGACTGGACCGAGTTCAACGAGATCCTGAAGGGCAACGGCCCCTGCAACCGCGAGCGCATCGAGGCCCGCCGCAAGGCGTGGGACGACGGCGCCTGGGTGCGCGAGGCCGCCGTCGCCCATGCCGCCAAACGCAAGCAGCGCGCCCTGAAGAAGGCCGGCTGACCAAAGAATCCGAGGGAAGAGACGTGAAGGATCCGACTATGGACCGCAAGGACTGGCCGCTGTTCGAGATCTTCATCCGGCCGAAGAACGGGTTGTCGCACAAGCATGTCGGCAGCCTGCACGCCGCCGATGCCCGCATGGCGCTGGACAATGCCCGCGACGTCTACACCCGTCGCGGCGAGGGCGTCAGCATCTGGGCGGTCCCAGCATCCAGCATCGCCGCGTCCGACCCGGCGGAAAAGGCCAGCCTGTTCGACCCGGCCGACGACAAAATCTACCGCCATCCAACCTTCTACGACATCCCCGCAGACGTCAAAAATATCTAGCCGGAAGAACATCTGATGAGCACGGATCTCAAGGAGGCCCTGTTCGGCTACGCGCTGCGGCTGGGCGACACCTCGCTGGTGCTGGGGCACCGGCTGTCGGAATGGTGCGGCCATGCGCCGGAGCTGGAAGAGGACATCGCGCTGACCAACGTCGCGCTCGACCTCGTCGGCCATGCCCGTATGCTGCTGACCTATGCCGGCGAGCTGGAGGGCAAGGGCCGTGACGAGGACCGCCTCGCCTACCGGCGCGACGTCTTCGACTACCGCAACCACCTGCTGGTCGAGCAGCCCAACCGCGACTTCGGTCACACCATCGTCCGCCAGTTCCTGCACGACGCCTGTGCGGTGGAGCTGTATGAGCGGCTCTGCGCCTCCAAGGACGAGACGCTGGCCGGCATCGCCGCCAAGGCGGTGAAGGAGGTGCGCTACCATTTCCGCCACAGCGGCGACTGGCTGGTGCGGCTGGGCGACGGCACCGACGTCAGCCACGCCAAGGTCGCAGACGCGCTGGGCCGGCTCTGGCCCTACACTGGCGAAATGTTCGAGCGTGACGAGGCCGAACAGGCGCTGGTCGCCGCCGGCATCGTCCCCGACCCGGCCGAACTGAAGGCGGCCTGGACCGCCCGCGTCGAGGCGGTGCTGAATGACGCCACGCTCGACCGTCCGGCCGACGGCTGGATGCAGAAGGGCGGCCGCCGGGGCGAGCACAGCGAGCATCTGGGCTATCTGCTGGCCGAGATGCAGTTCCTGCCGCGCGCCTATCCCGACGCGACCTGGTG
Protein-coding regions in this window:
- a CDS encoding HNH endonuclease: MPVTPDDTRLMDVQQGGRCFFCDGPVGEKATFDHLIPQAYGGIDDPANVVLAHRRCNQRKGDRLPTREELDRFFALRRSSRLGVWPPLRALRDADGAADEDGLWMAVAQAIARQR
- a CDS encoding methyl-accepting chemotaxis protein → MAGTVSNRDQYAAARFVLVTRFRRMRELEQLRAVCGIVSAVSGFVHELQKERGLWNLRLTGGDGRADSQIEGQMVQCRQRQQEMLAAMGGLDRIAHGPSLFGAIRQALAEVDALPSLRERAGRGELSAREMFAALCVLVGRLLAIVSAAAEAVTDPVVSQALIATFNLMQGKEQAGQERATGAGGLSVGRFEPAQHRRFLALIAAQERCFGTVFQTATPVRAAALRGLLADQPEFERMRMAIRKDGLAGTVAGFEAPSWFAAATRRIDGLKAVEDALVADLEAICGTALAEARREFVRPFDGMAVPVRLMIWWTRRALLTEARRAERVGRAMAPVAGRLLDLPVTGPANVPAWVLEAARRFRDGPAATASLADQQQRERALAEERQSSMEDALHSFGSSSDGALSTMTAMAARMHDSASRMSDLAGENSQRSLSMAGASRQSLDGVRTVATAAEELSAAIRDINRQTEESLRITGAAVAEVESTGAIIGGLQDAANQIGKVVELIAGIAGQTNLLALNATIEAARAGEAGKGFSVVAGEVKTLASQTARATEQIAGQVTGIQNAALAAVGTIGTIRGTVGSMRDIAARVAAALAQQEAATDRIATTIQQVAAGAETVSVIVDGVAAAADDTGSMAGQVLEAARDLDLLARSLRDDLTGFIATVRAA
- the rimO gene encoding 30S ribosomal protein S12 methylthiotransferase RimO, with product MGAPKVGIVSLGCPKALVDSERILTRLRAEGYEISPSYDGADVVLVNTCGFLDSAKKESLDAIGEAIKENGRVIVTGCMGVESDMIRQIHPDVLAVTGPHQYEQVVSAVHDAVPPTHNPFTDLVPPEGLRLTPRHYAYLKISEGCNNRCSFCIIPSLRGDLVSRPIHSVLREAEKLAVAGVKELLVISQDTSAYGVDVKYKTEKWYDREVRTRFFDLCNELANFDLWVRLHYVYPYPHVDEVIPLMAEGRILPYLDIPFQHASPTVLKAMRRPAAQEKQLDRIRKWRDECPHLVLRSTFITGFPGETEEDFQFMLDWLKEAQLDRVGCFKYEPVEGATANDLPGAVPEEVKQERWERFMETQKAISAERLQQKVGYTLGVLIDEVDEDGAIGRSYADAPEIDGNVFLNGETGLKPGDMVDVTIEHADEYDLWGSVERDL
- a CDS encoding OsmC family protein: MAMRQSDAEWRGDLKSGSGRMRLGSGAFEGSYSFPSRFENGQGTNPEELIAAAHAGCYSMALSAGLAQAGHAPTRVHTTARVHLEKAGAGFAITRIELECEAEIPGIDEATFQEQANGAKANCPVSKALAGTQISLTAKLL
- a CDS encoding ATP-binding protein, which encodes MTDPTRIDPPAYGAIPRTAQRMLTSGRLARRFALVSLMLGVLIAILIGASLYVVSSRHLARQHHANVEANASLAARQTEGLLNTLVTTVRELANNSVLATALVDSAGKETYLIPFLGSFNHIASVPVALVFTDFEGEPIADNGRHAAPLAIAPADMAWLRAAIAAGKPAARVVRQGDTQFLLAAEMLAYSRTPSPEGALLYKVPLDSLVLHPEAELLYASEPPQPVPPDMMAVTVPLTVPERLARLGLTLRLEAPGTPTTALLSWMLPAYGMVGLAALLAIYVGSRAVGNHMTRSLRELERLAGAIATDGFTGQRAKVRGNDEVSALARGFNAMLDHIAAIQREREMRAAEEITIQRTLAERAEQARAEAESARNEAERSRQEAVMALMVAERANAAKTHFLAAASHDLRQPVQSLVLLTSALAIRLGDHPAAALVGSIEASMDALCRLLDAILDISKLDAGTVSPNVQAVSLGTIFARLEGEYRLRAAEKGVAFRSVPTGMTLNADAALLERIIRNLVENALRYTDHGRILLGCRHARGVLRIQVYDTGIGIPPEHLERIFHEFYQVSNPTRDRGKGLGLGLAIVDRLARLLGYRVHVASRPNKGSCFTLEIPTPALTAIEAPAASMPAEQAPEPGRGTALVIDDDPLVREGLTLLIEDFGWRATPADSAGHALRLLRDQDRPPDLVIADYRLEAGATGLEAIHAVEAALRDRGFAVPTSVVLTGDTAPERIADAEASGYRILHKPIAAKEVAQLLSEALLERT
- a CDS encoding ABC transporter substrate-binding protein yields the protein MLALDGEFGLTNSTSAEAIERGILTAIDDINRQGGVLGGRPLELITREHRSISARGIKNIRELATIPDLIAVFGGRFSPVVIEELPVLEQTRTLFLAPWSSADAIVNNGMEPNYIFRLSLRDGLAMPFLLQRAADRGLTRVGLLLTNTAWGRSNLEAANRYLAGRKLPELAGTAWYNWRDRSLIDKYQALAEAGAQAILLVANDDEAAVLVREVAALPPQRRLPILSHWGVTGGDFVGQAGPALQEVDFTVIQTVSPFRIPPDRLAPVLETAGRLFGIRRPEDIVSPVGFLHAYDLTRILALAIDRAGTTDRAAVRDALEQVGPYQGVTRDFDHPFAPGRHEALGPDDLLMARFRPDGVLVPVD